From the genome of Plasmodium malariae genome assembly, chromosome: 9, one region includes:
- the LRR11 gene encoding leucine-rich repeat protein, giving the protein MPSLTPAHVSKQYIRRKRSTKMDERKKLKINNLFTTVNLNNKKQVINRSADNDGRINIDKEKKKSIWSLFSKVDDPFEEKKDADSVTDKEYNSKATPDKIYGDKATTDKIYGDRATTDKIYGDRATTDKIYGDKATSDKIYGDKATSDKIYGDKATSDKIYGDKATSDKIYGDKATTDRPNDDIFFTPRNAPQKKEETPRSLSQGLFKNMQENYDIKKEIENISNSFKRKNNILLSEKTDDSLLSNILSAKRIKTNKTKTEDNSSSYNSYKEFFLRVTNHNLKENDEKKKVVSDNLVNNKICYKIKDDNVLSRIKKENKQNLGDLEEKNRNTTLCNYKVDDDSITSGKGLGKTCPTTSDGEKKNMYTCIIKKKNICVPVNVVNENKNKKNNNNIKKLQNCFSKNDKFDIFNHIGDDVFRYILSNVKNKNMLLLNRRFCYIIRFLRLKLIYDESLKNTIPPESIIKTIYASENIEILDLSGCAHITSHHFNLLCNSNNIKFNKTLKILCLKNCNKICDSSLKALLHRFRNLKVVDIRNCYKISHEGIYPLKFRSTLTKLYIGNISASSLTNYHSNDSLRVLFGNSTNGSMAYGSSHDNKNNNSDYILLDTVLKNLVCFEITNAKQLNDISYLYMIAKNLKIFNLSGCNIDDSASIFFKSFTNLIALNLADTKISNEVMKTVVSCSKKLRILDISKTFEMDNNTILQISRNLTNLRKIKLSSLQNVDNFCIREFLKHCRDLTAIDFSSCWKVNNSFCSANGLHVASGCKLKDVGAYQCSIDRKVCEVSLSEAGCSSIRVHIYNELKLFETSIYTDINSLEHAD; this is encoded by the exons ATGCCTTCTCTTACGCCTGCCCATGTTAGCAAGCAGTACATACGAAGAAAAAGGAGCACTAAAATGgatgaaaggaaaaaattgaaaatcaataatttatttacaactgttaacttaaataataaaaagcagGTAATAAATAGAAGTGCAGATAATGATGGAAGGATAAACAtagataaggaaaaaaaaaagagcataTGGTCTTTGTTTTCGAAAGTTGACGACCCGTTCGAGGAAAAGAAAGATGCAGACAGTGTAACTGATAAGGAGTATAACAGTAAGGCTACTCCTGATAAGATATATGGTGATAAGGCTACTACTGATAAGATATATGGTGATAGGGCTACTACTGATAAGATATATGGTGATAGGGCTACTACTGATAAGATATATGGTGATAAGGCTACTTCTGATAAGATATATGGTGATAAGGCTACTTCTGATAAGATATATGGTGATAAGGCTACTTCTGATAAGATATATGGTGATAAGGCTACTTCTGATAAGATATATGGTGATAAGGCTACTACTGATAGGCCAAATGACgacattttttttacgcCAAGAAATGCGCCCcaaaaaaaggaggaaaCCCCCAGAAGCTTAAGTCAAggcttatttaaaaatatgcaagagaattatgatattaaaaaagaaatagagaACATTTCAAACAGCTTTAAAcgtaaaaacaatatattattgtcaGAGAAAACAGATGATAGCCTGTTAAGTAATATACTATCAGCTAAgagaataaaaacaaataaaactaaaacaGAGGATAATTCGTCATCGTACAACTCatataaagaattttttttaagagtTACTAATCATAATCTCAaagaaaatgatgaaaagaaaaaagtggTATCCGACAATTTGGTAAATAACAAGATATgctacaaaataaaagatgatAATGTTCTTAGTAGAATAAAGAAAGAAAACAAGCAAAATCTCGGTGATCTTGAAGAGAAGAATAGAAATACTACCTTGTGTAATTACAAAGTGGATGATGATAGTATTACCTCGGGTAAAGGGCTAGGCAAAACATGCCCAACAACATCCGAtggagagaaaaaaaatatgtacacatgcataataaaaaagaaaaatatatgtgttcCTGTGAATGtagtaaatgaaaataaaaataaaaaaaataataataatataaaaaaactacAGAACTGTTTtagtaaaaatgataaatttgaTATATTCAATCACATAGGAGATGATGTGTTCAGGTATATTTTGtcaaatgtaaaaaataaaaatatgttattattaaatagaagattttgttatattattcgTTTCTTACGTTTAAAATTGATATATGATGagtctttaaaaaatactataCCCCCTgaaagtataataaaaacaatatatgcCTCTGAGAATATTGAAATATTAGACTTATCAGGATGTGCACACATAACGTCTCatcattttaatttactttGTAACTCTAATAATatcaaatttaataaaactttaaaaattttatgtttaaaaaattgtaataaaatatgtgatTCTAGCTTAAAAGCACTTTTACATAGATTCAGGAATTTAAAAGTAGTTGATATACGTAATTGTTATAAAATTAGTCATGAGGGAATATACCCTTTAAAATTTAGATCAACCTTAACTAAGTTGTACATTGGAAATATATCAGCGTCTAGTTTGACAAATTATCATTCCAATGACTCCCTAAGGGTATTGTTTGGGAATAGCACTAATGGGAGTATGGCTTATGGGAGTAGCCATGACAACAAGAACAATAACAGTGACTACATACTTCTAGACACAGTTCTGAAAAATTTAGTATGCTTCGAAATTACGAATGCAAAGCAGCTGAATGATATTTCttacttatatatgatagcgaaaaatttaaaaatttttaacctAAGTGGATGCAACATTGATGATTCcgcttctattttttttaaaagttttacAAACCTCATAGCTCTCAATTTGGCTGATACGAAAATATCAAATGAGGTGATGAAAACAGTAGTTAGCTGTTCAAAGAAATTGAGGATATTAGACATTTCCAAAACATTCGAAATGGATAACAATACGATTTTACAAATTTCGAGGAATCTCACGAATTTACGAAAAATTAAACTATCTTCATTgca aAATGTAGACAATTTTTGCATTCGAGAGTTTTTAAAACACTGCAGGGATTTAACAGCTATTGACTTCTCAAGTTGTTGGAAGGTCAATAACTCTTTCTGCAGTGCAAATGGGTTACATGTAGCATCAg GGTGTAAACTGAAAGACGTGGGGGCGTATCAGTGCTCCATCGATAGGAAGGTTTGCGAGGTGTCTCTATCCGAAGCTGGTTGTTCTTCCATTCGCGTGCAcatttataat GAGTTGAAATTGTTTGAGACATCAATATATACGGACATTAATTCCCTCGAGCACGCAGATTAA